A region from the Lolium perenne isolate Kyuss_39 chromosome 4, Kyuss_2.0, whole genome shotgun sequence genome encodes:
- the LOC127292325 gene encoding uncharacterized protein has translation MNSSAVIFCCLPPPPAPGKTSIPKSNTRIGRRDLVLRSSELATLAALFSFSGTKPSYLGVQKSPPSLALCPATNSCVSTSEKMSDTTHYAPPWNYNPKDGPRGKPISKDEAMKELIEVVTKTKPDKFTPNIVEKGDDYVRVEYESPIFGFVDDVEFWFPPGKKSVVEYRSASRSGFKDFDINKKRIKALRLELEKKGWASESSF, from the exons ATGAACTCGTCTGCGGTCATCTTCTGTTGCCTCCCGCCGCCCCCCGCTCCGGGAAAGACATCAATCCCAAAGAGCAACACAAGAATCGGACGGAG AGACCTCGTTCTCAGGAGCAGCGAGCTTGCCACCCTCGCCGCCCTCTTCAGCTTCAG TGGCACCAAGCCGAGCTATCTCGGCGTGCAGAAGAGTCCCCCCTCCCTTGCGCTGTGCCCTGCCACTAACAGCTGTGTGTCCACCTCCGAGAAGATGAGCGATACGACTCACTACGCACCCCCATG GAATTACAACCCCAAGGATGGCCCCAGGGGTAAACCCATAAGCAAAGACGAGGCCATGAAAGAGCTCATCGAAGTT GTGACGAAGACAAAGCCGGACAAATTCACTCCAAATATAGTAGAGAAAGGAGACGACTATGTTCGAGTTGAATACGAGAGTCCTATATTCGGG TTTGTAGATGACGTTGAGTTCTGGTTCCCTCCTGGCAAGAAATCAGTTGTTGAGTATCGATCGGCATCTCGGTCAGGATTCAAAGACTTCGATATCAACAAGAAGAGAATAAAG GCGCTGAGATTGGAACTGGAAAAGAAGGGCTGGGCTTCAGAAAGCAGCTTCTGA
- the LOC127292326 gene encoding protein PSK SIMULATOR 1-like, producing MARESWLTKVRSAMSSSTKSSPSSSTSGAPPLAGANSRKGNVGILAFEVANLVSKLLHLWRAVGDAAVARLHHETFYLDGVRKVVSDDDAFLLGLARAELVDALRAAGDAVGALAARCTDPCLRDFRDALLEFAEVGRDRHRWAAATWKDMDVRARKMEKQVAGTAALRKAMEELVEAEHGLRKFLRCDVGGGGGGGGHRRSLSASKISVAAEQQQLIFSKKQDVKHLKQTSLWGCTFDVVVSSLARTAFTVLARIKLVFGDGGRDQRHAPLHRSLTLSSAVHPSLDAPPTPSRKSMSMETLPPFDVVGAVQVQSASKRRRGFFEYSSATLVPPAGTLGAAALAPRYAGLVISIERMARSPRRMVGPDERDELYGMLTASVRAQLRARLRGAVAEADAGLASEWRAALGGILEWLAPMAHSTVRWQAERSFEQRKTTTTTTDISRLPPRGGGGNTFLLQTLQFADRDKVEAAVVELLVGLNYVWRFEKEMSCRALFAVHRQLLDGTGATEDTGRNCHVGGYAVDGSGNGTVSSCA from the coding sequence ATGGCGCGCGAGTCATGGCTCACCAAGGTCCGATCGGCCATGTCCTCCTCCACTAAGTcgtcgccgtcttcctcgacgtcGGGGGCGCCGCCGCTGGCGGGCGCCAACAGCAGGAAGGGCAACGTCGGCATCCTGGCCTTCGAGGTGGCCAACCTGGTGTCGAAGCTGCTCCACCTGTGGCGCGCCGTGGGGGACGCCGCAGTGGCGCGCCTCCACCACGAGACATTCTACCTCGACGGCGTCCGGAAGGTAGTCTCGGACGACGACGCCTTCCTCCTCGGCCTCGCGCGCGCCGAGCTAGTAGACGCGCTCCGTGCCGCCGGTGACGCCGTTGGCGCGCTCGCGGCACGCTGCACAGACCCATGCCTCCGCGACTTCAGGGACGCGTTACTGGAGTTCGCCGAGGTTGGTCGTGACCGGCACCGGTGGGCTGCGGCGACGTGGAAGGACATGGACGTGCGGGCCCGCAAGATGGAGAAGCAGGTGGCCGGCACCGCCGCGCTCCGGAAAGCCATGGAGGAGCTGGTGGAGGCCGAGCACGGCCTCCGAAAGTTCCTCCGGTGCGACGTTGGTGGAGGCGGTGGTGGGGGGGGGCATCGGCGCAGCTTGTCGGCGAGCAAGATCTCGGTGGCGGCGGAGCAGCAGCAGCTGATATTCTCCAAGAAGCAGGATGTGAAGCACCTCAAGCAGACGTCTCTGTGGGGATGCACCTTCGACGTCGTCGTCTCGTCGCTGGCGCGCACGGCGTTCACCGTCCTTGCGCGCATAAAGCTCGTCTTCGGCGACGGCGGCCGGGACCAGCGGCACGCGCCGCTCCACCGGAGCCTCACCCTCTCCTCCGCCGTCCACCCGTCCCTGGACGCACCGCCGACGCCGTCCCGCAAGTCCATGTCAATGGAGACGTTGCCACCGTTCGACGTCGTGGGCGCCGTCCAGGTCCAGAGCGCGAGCAAACGGCGGCGCGGCTTCTTCGAGTACAGCTCGGCGACGCTGGTGCCGCCGGCTGGGACACTGGGCGCGGCGGCTCTGGCGCCGCGGTACGCCGGGCTGGTGATCTCGATCGAGCGCATGGCGCGATCACCTCGGCGGATGGTGGGCCCAGACGAGCGGGACGAGCTCTACGGCATGCTCACGGCGAGCGTTCGCGCGCAGCTCCGGGCGCGGCTGCGCGGGGCTGTAGCCGAGGCGGACGCGGGTCTCGCCAGCGAGTGGCGCGCCGCGCTGGGTGGCATCCTGGAGTGGCTGGCCCCCATGGCGCACTCCACAGTGCGGTGGCAGGCGGAGCGCAGCTTCGAGCAGAGGaagacgaccacgacgacgacggACATATCCCGGTTGCCACCTCGGGGCGGGGGCGGCAACACGTTCTTGCTGCAGACGCTGCAGTTCGCCGACCGCGACAAGGTGGAGGCCGCCGTAGTAGAGCTGCTCGTCGGGCTCAACTACGTGTGGCGGTTCGAGAAGGAGATGAGCTGCCGCGCGCTCTTTGCCGTCCACCGCCAGCTCCTCGACGGCACCGGCGCCACCGAGGACACCGGCCGCAATTGCCATGTTGGAGGCTACGCCGTCGACGGGAGTGGCAATGGAACAGTAAGCTCGTGCGCGTAG